One window of the Branchiostoma lanceolatum isolate klBraLanc5 chromosome 3, klBraLanc5.hap2, whole genome shotgun sequence genome contains the following:
- the LOC136429803 gene encoding ras-related and estrogen-regulated growth inhibitor-like isoform X1 has protein sequence MESRSYSMTETTLNTRTSYSPIMTQRAKMKKRGNNCNNNRLSDEPQVRVAVVGDSSVGKSALSVRFLARRFLPEYAPAQELLYERQVAVDGHLIPLVVHDTASQVSSPSSIFQADGVLVLYSITNKRSFDTAKKYLEIIATEPGFENLPTVLVGHKSDLQHLRQVAYTHAQQLAWDVGCSFYEVSSESGTESVDHVFHTIIRQVLASRQRRKLSSTKDRRQRSNSITSNLWRKTRAAILEKLRRSTL, from the exons ATGGAGTCTAGGAGTTATTCG ATGACGGAGACTACGTTGAATACCAGGACGTCTTATTCCCCGATCATGACGCAACGCGCAAAGATGAAAAAGCGCGGGAACAACTGCAACAACAACCGTCTGAGCGACGAGCCGCAGGTCAGGGTGGCGGTGGTGGGGGACTCGTCAGTCGGAAAGTCCG CTTTGTCAGTTCGGTTCCTGGCCAGAAGATTTCTACCGGAGTACGCGCCTGCGCAAG AGCTGCTGTACGAGAGACAGGTGGCGGTGGACGGACACCTCATCCCATTGGTCGTGCACGACACCGCGTCACAG GTGTCGAGCCCGAGCAGCATCTTCCAGGCGGACGGCGTGCTGGTTCTGTACTCCATCACCAACAAACGGAGCTTCGACACCGCCAAGAAATACCTGGAGATCATCGCCACCGAGCCGGGCTTCGAGAACCTTCCTACAG TTCTGGTCGGCCATAAGAGTGACTTGCAGCACCTGAGACAAGTGGCGTACACGCATGCGCAGCAGCTGGCGTGGGACGTGGGGTGCTCGTTCTACGAGGTGTCGTCCGAGAGCGGGACCGAGTCCGTGGATCACGTCTTCCACACGATTATCAGACAG GTCCTAGCGTCCAGGCAAAGAAGAAAGCtcagcagcaccaaggacagacgaCAGAGGAGTAACAGCATCACATCCAACCTCTGGAGAAAAACgcgcgccgccatcttggaaaaactGCGAAGGTCAACTCTGTAG
- the LOC136429803 gene encoding ras-related and estrogen-regulated growth inhibitor-like isoform X2: MTETTLNTRTSYSPIMTQRAKMKKRGNNCNNNRLSDEPQVRVAVVGDSSVGKSALSVRFLARRFLPEYAPAQELLYERQVAVDGHLIPLVVHDTASQVSSPSSIFQADGVLVLYSITNKRSFDTAKKYLEIIATEPGFENLPTVLVGHKSDLQHLRQVAYTHAQQLAWDVGCSFYEVSSESGTESVDHVFHTIIRQVLASRQRRKLSSTKDRRQRSNSITSNLWRKTRAAILEKLRRSTL, translated from the exons ATGACGGAGACTACGTTGAATACCAGGACGTCTTATTCCCCGATCATGACGCAACGCGCAAAGATGAAAAAGCGCGGGAACAACTGCAACAACAACCGTCTGAGCGACGAGCCGCAGGTCAGGGTGGCGGTGGTGGGGGACTCGTCAGTCGGAAAGTCCG CTTTGTCAGTTCGGTTCCTGGCCAGAAGATTTCTACCGGAGTACGCGCCTGCGCAAG AGCTGCTGTACGAGAGACAGGTGGCGGTGGACGGACACCTCATCCCATTGGTCGTGCACGACACCGCGTCACAG GTGTCGAGCCCGAGCAGCATCTTCCAGGCGGACGGCGTGCTGGTTCTGTACTCCATCACCAACAAACGGAGCTTCGACACCGCCAAGAAATACCTGGAGATCATCGCCACCGAGCCGGGCTTCGAGAACCTTCCTACAG TTCTGGTCGGCCATAAGAGTGACTTGCAGCACCTGAGACAAGTGGCGTACACGCATGCGCAGCAGCTGGCGTGGGACGTGGGGTGCTCGTTCTACGAGGTGTCGTCCGAGAGCGGGACCGAGTCCGTGGATCACGTCTTCCACACGATTATCAGACAG GTCCTAGCGTCCAGGCAAAGAAGAAAGCtcagcagcaccaaggacagacgaCAGAGGAGTAACAGCATCACATCCAACCTCTGGAGAAAAACgcgcgccgccatcttggaaaaactGCGAAGGTCAACTCTGTAG